From a region of the Stenotrophomonas sp. BIO128-Bstrain genome:
- the mrdA gene encoding penicillin-binding protein 2, with amino-acid sequence MYMRRQAKNPHAEAEQFRRRAALGFLGVLVCLIGLGGWYFKLQVMDHDIYATRSEANRIKPRPVVPGRGMIYDRNGRLLAENVPAFRLDITPDKVKDMDATLAGLSRILALSPEDIETFNKSRKARRSFLPVTLKLRVTDEEMARFAVDRWRFPGVELEPYLTRRYPYGDLFAHIIGYVGRVDDKDLEMLGEGNAALTHIGKSGLERYYEQQLRGKVGYEQVETNVQGRAIRTIGRVAAQSGSDLRLSIDADLQRAMVAAFGEFEGAAVAMDPRTGEVLAMVSLPSYDPNLFVNGISHADFKALNDNPSRPQFNRLVLGGVAPGSTIKPLIGLAGLDSGVRRPEDKILSTGMFYLPGTSRGWGDANRGGHGWTDLRKSITQSVNTYYYKLALDLGIERFDHYMGYYGFGAPTGIDLTGEIGGILPSPAAKYKSRKERWYPGDTVNVSIGQGDWKVTPLQLVHGVAGIADGQLRQPHLVMQQRAGFDADWTATPPGESKPISPTPSNLQAVREGMMGTMQPGGSGARAAAGAPYVMAGKTGTAQVISRRGTAAVNPRSLPLHLRHRALFVGFAPADNPVIAVAIAVEGGGYGGSAAAPIARKIFDAWLLGKMPDGLEPLDSERGTTAIGITAFDGGDGAAREAGDAAVAALELLPVVVGVPAPAPEPGAPVPSATAPPTAPERPR; translated from the coding sequence AATCCGCATGCCGAGGCAGAACAGTTCCGGCGCCGCGCCGCGCTGGGCTTCCTCGGCGTACTGGTGTGCCTGATCGGGCTGGGCGGCTGGTACTTCAAGCTGCAGGTGATGGACCACGACATCTACGCCACGCGCTCGGAGGCCAACCGGATCAAGCCGCGGCCGGTGGTGCCCGGGCGCGGGATGATCTACGACCGCAACGGTCGGCTGCTGGCCGAGAACGTGCCGGCGTTCCGCCTGGACATCACCCCGGACAAGGTCAAGGACATGGACGCCACCCTGGCCGGCCTGTCCAGGATCCTCGCGCTCAGCCCGGAAGACATCGAGACCTTCAACAAGTCGCGCAAGGCGCGCCGTAGTTTCCTGCCGGTCACGCTCAAGCTGCGTGTCACCGATGAGGAGATGGCGCGCTTCGCGGTGGACCGCTGGCGCTTCCCCGGCGTGGAGCTGGAGCCGTACCTGACCCGTCGCTATCCGTATGGCGATCTGTTCGCGCACATCATTGGCTACGTCGGCCGGGTGGATGACAAAGACCTGGAGATGCTGGGCGAGGGCAATGCCGCACTGACCCACATCGGCAAGTCCGGGCTGGAGCGCTATTACGAGCAGCAGCTGCGCGGCAAGGTCGGTTACGAGCAGGTCGAGACCAATGTGCAGGGCCGCGCGATCCGCACCATCGGCCGGGTCGCGGCGCAGTCCGGCAGCGATCTGCGGCTGTCCATCGACGCCGATCTGCAGCGCGCGATGGTCGCCGCCTTCGGCGAGTTCGAAGGCGCAGCGGTGGCGATGGACCCGCGCACCGGCGAGGTGCTGGCGATGGTCAGCCTGCCCTCGTACGACCCCAACCTGTTCGTCAATGGCATCTCGCACGCCGATTTCAAGGCGCTCAACGACAACCCGTCGCGGCCGCAGTTCAACCGCCTGGTGCTGGGCGGCGTCGCGCCGGGCTCCACGATCAAACCGTTGATCGGCCTGGCCGGGCTGGACAGTGGCGTGCGCCGGCCGGAGGACAAGATCCTCTCCACCGGCATGTTCTATCTGCCGGGCACCTCGCGCGGCTGGGGCGATGCCAACCGTGGCGGCCATGGCTGGACCGATCTGCGCAAGTCGATCACCCAGTCGGTCAACACGTACTACTACAAGCTCGCGCTGGATCTGGGCATCGAACGCTTCGACCACTACATGGGCTATTACGGGTTCGGTGCGCCGACCGGCATCGACCTGACCGGCGAGATCGGCGGCATCCTGCCTTCGCCGGCGGCCAAGTACAAATCGAGAAAAGAACGCTGGTATCCCGGCGACACGGTCAACGTCAGCATCGGCCAGGGCGACTGGAAGGTCACTCCGCTGCAGCTGGTGCATGGCGTGGCCGGGATCGCTGATGGCCAGCTGCGCCAGCCGCACCTGGTGATGCAGCAGCGGGCCGGCTTCGACGCGGACTGGACCGCAACGCCGCCGGGCGAAAGCAAGCCGATCAGCCCCACGCCGAGCAATCTGCAGGCGGTGCGCGAGGGCATGATGGGCACCATGCAGCCGGGCGGCAGTGGCGCGCGTGCGGCCGCAGGCGCGCCGTATGTGATGGCCGGCAAGACCGGTACCGCGCAGGTGATCAGCCGCCGTGGCACGGCCGCGGTCAACCCGCGCAGCCTGCCACTGCACCTGCGCCACCGCGCACTGTTCGTGGGCTTCGCGCCGGCCGACAACCCGGTCATAGCGGTGGCGATCGCGGTCGAGGGCGGTGGTTACGGCGGCTCGGCGGCGGCACCGATCGCACGCAAGATTTTCGATGCCTGGCTGCTCGGCAAGATGCCCGACGGCCTGGAACCGCTGGACAGCGAGCGCGGCACGACCGCGATCGGCATCACCGCCTTCGATGGTGGTGATGGCGCGGCCCGCGAGGCCGGCGATGCCGCCGTCGCTGCGCTGGAGCTGCTGCCGGTCGTGGTGGGCGTGCCTGCGCCTGCGCCGGAACCCGGCGCGCCCGTGCCCAGTGCCACCGCGCCCCCGACCGCACCGGAGCGGCCACGATGA